One region of Gossypium raimondii isolate GPD5lz chromosome 6, ASM2569854v1, whole genome shotgun sequence genomic DNA includes:
- the LOC105773542 gene encoding secretory carrier-associated membrane protein, whose translation MAGYRDRNPFDEEEDQVNPFSNPSQYSHSRLPALPPEPVSYNYDRNPVIEINLDNPTNLKQKETELQAKEAELRRREEEVKRKEEALARAGVLLDVKNWPPFCPIIHHDIANEIPSYLHRMLYVAFATFLGLILCLFWNVIAVSTASIKGSGVRIWFLAVIYCIIGVPGAYLLWYRPLYRACRKDSAFKFGWFFMFYVIHIGFCIYASVAPPIIYDGLSFSGFVSALRTMSDSALVGIFYFVGFGLFCVESLLSIWVIQRVYRYFRGSGKTAEAKRNAARGGGMAAPEISL comes from the exons ATGGCTGGTTACCGCGATAGGAACCCTTTTGACGAAGAAGAAGATCAAGTTAATCCTTTTTCC AACCCTTCACAATATTCGCACTCAAGGCTTCCAGCTCTTCCTCCTGAACCTGTCAGCTACAATTATGATCGCAATCCAGTCATTGAGATCAATCTTGATAATCCCACG AATTTGAAGCAGAAAGAGACAGAACTCCAGGCCAAGGAAGCTGAACTTAGAAGGAGGGAAGAG GAAgttaaaaggaaagaagaagCTCTAGCACGAG CTGGAGTGCTTCTGGATGTGAAAAATTGGCCACCATTTTGCCCAATCATCCACCATGACATTGCAAATGAGATACCTAGTTATCTACATCGAATGCTATATGTAGCTTTCGCCACCTTCTTAG GGTTGATCCTATGCCTTTTCTGGAATGTCATAGCTGTTTCCACAGCAAGCATCAAAGGGTCAG GCGTAAGGATATGGTTCCTGGCTGTCATCTATTGCATTATAGGCGTACCAGGAGCTTATTTACTATGGTATCGTCCACTTTATCGAGCTTGCAG GAAAGACAGTGCGTTTAAGTTCGGATGGTTTTTCATGTTTTACGTG ATACATATCGGCTTCTGCATTTATGCTTCGGTTGCTCCGCCTATAATTTATGATGGGTTATCTTTCTC GGGATTCGTGAGTGCGTTGCGTACTATGAGCGACAGTGCTTTAGTAGGG ATCTTCTACTTCGTAGGATTTGGGTTATTCTGTGTTGAGTCACTGTTAAGCATCTGGGTCATTCAG AGAGTTTATAGGTATTTCCGTGGCAGTGGAAAGACAGCGGAGGCAAAACGTAATGCTGCAAGAGGAGGTGGCATGGCAGCACCCGAAATAAGCTTATAA